GACTCCATTGATTAAGAAAAGTCTCACAGAGAAATTGAATAATAACTGTCTGAAAAAAGTAATGTTCGTCAATAATTATGACTTCTATTATGCCAAGGGGGACTTTAGAGTTAATTCTATTTTCGATTATCTTCCGAACTTAATTGAAGGTTATTCAGAACAGGATTTAGCTGTCAGAAGCTGGGCTCATGTCGAATGGCGTGAAGAACCGGAAGTCTGTAAAAAATTATCGGTATCTGAAAAAGAAGCGGATCTAATCGTTGCCAAAACAAAACTTCTATCCGTTTGTGCCTACGATTCAGAAAGGGTTAGTAATGAATTAAAAGAAAGTCTCCTATCTTGCCACAATTTTCTTGTAAATGAATGATAAAATTAGTCTCACCTTTAATAAGTGAGACTAATTTAGCTCCCCTGTGAACCTTCTCCTAAGAACCTGCTCTACTGGCAGTTCACTTTCTCTATTTAGTAAAAACGAGGTATTTTTGTCCGATATAGTTAGTTAATGTGTAAATGCCAGCTCCTAAAAGAACCGCAAGCTCTTCAGGTGAAACATCATGCCTGAGAATCGTAACAGTCTGCATAAATTCTGCAGCCATGCCGCTTATGGAATAAGAAAGAATATAGCACAGAAACAAAATAAGAATGAAGCGCACCGCACTGCTTTGAAGGCTGTCCCTGCTCCTGAAGGTGAACGTTCTGTTAAGGAAATAACTGACCGCTGCCCCCATACTGTTCCCCAGAAATGTTGCAGTCCAATACGTCAGCCCCGCTAAATCCAGCAGCATAAATATCATGGATAGCCCGACAATTGTATTGACTGTTCCCACAAGCAAAAATCGAATAAAGGTATTAGTTCGTTTCAGATAATGTTCCAAAATGAATGTCCGCGTGCTCATCATCATGGTCTCCGTCCGTAATCAAATGGCGGGAAATCGGCAGATTAAACGCATCTACTTCAATAGAGAATTTAGGTCTGCGTTTCGTTTCTTTATAGATCTTCCCTATATATTCCCCCACCAGGCCAATGGCTGTCAGCTGAAGTCCCCCAGCATCCAAATCGAGGTGATTAACGAGGTCCAGCCGGTTTCGGTTTCACCATAATAACGCAATCCAAGAAAGTAGAGGCCAAAAAGAAAGCTTATACAAAAAGAGCCGATGCCCAATGCCAATACCATTCGAATCGGTGTAACGGAAAAAGAAGTAATGCCTTCAAAGGAAAAGGCCAGCATCTTTTTCAGCGGATACTTTGTTTCCCCGGCAAGACGCTCTTTGCGGTCATAATAAACATTGGCCGTTTTAAAGCCCAGCAAAGGCACAATTCCGCGCAAAAAAAGATTGGTTTCCTCATAGCGCTGCAGTTCTTCCAACGCACGCTTGCTCATCAGGCGGAAATCAGCATGATTATAGATAAGATCGACACCCATTTTCTTCATTATTTTATAAAATCCCTGTGCCGTGTTTCTTTTAAAAAACGTATCACGGTCCCTCTTTTTCTTACTCCATAGACAATGTCATATCCTTCGCGGAATTTCAGGATAAACTCCCGGATCACGGTAATATCATCCTGAAGATCGGCATCGATGGACACCGTGCAATCCGAAGCCTTCCCTGCAGCTGTTAAGCCCGCAAGCAGAGCATTCTGATGTCCCGCATTTCTGGCAAGCTTCAGCCCTCGCACTCTGGGGTTATTCAGGCTCTGCTTATAAATGATCTGCCAGGTCCGGTCCCTGCTGCCATCATCTACAAACAAAATTTTGCTTTTATCAGAAACAAGTTCATCATCCAGCAATTCTTCAAGCAGCCCATTCAGCTGATTAATTGTATCCGGCAGTACCTCCTCTTCGTTATAGCAAGGAACTACGATGGTGAGTACTGGGTTGGTCATTCTTAATTCCTCCTGCTTATATGGCTTTATAAAGGTAGATTTTCCACACAGAGCTTTTTGATTCAAAAACCTTCTCCAGCCGAAGCAGATTCTCTTCCGCATTATCGATCGGTACAGATGAAAAAAGATAGGAACCGCCCATGGCCTTAAAGGCTTCTGTATTTAACTCAAGATTCTTCAGCCTTTTTTCGTCCGCTTTTTAAACATATAATGCTTGCCAAGCTCGTCCGTGAAGAGATAGCATCTTCCGCCCCATTCATCAAAATAAATTCGGAGTGTTTTATTTTTTCAGCTCTTTCTCAATGATTTTCCTAAACTGATATTTGTATGTTAAGGGGTAGAAATTATTATACGAATCCAGCGTGTAAAAGCCATTATACTGGGCAATGGCCGGATGAAGCCCAATGCTTGCCACCCGGTAATCCTCCTGCGGAAGCCCAATGTATTCTTTAATAGCCGAGAATTGTTCTTCTGCGTAAAATTGCCTGACCGTTGGCTTATCCTGAAAAAGAATTTCCTCGTTGAAAAAGGAAACGGTCATGATCTGTGCAAGCACAAAAACCGGAACAAGGCGCCTCCAGAACGGTCCATGAGACCAAATGATTTTCAGGGTCAGCGCGAAAAGCAAATAGATAACCAGCGGCCTCAAAAAGTGATACCTGGCAAAGTTGAAGGTATCAAGAACATGAAAACGCTCTGTCAGAGGCAGCCAGCCTTTATAAAACCAGAAGGCATACCATGCTGATAGGGCAAAGTTAAGAAGAAACAGGAACAAAAACACCTTGTCCTTCTTCCCCTTTTTCTGCCTTAGCGTCATAAAAAGAGCTACAAACATCAGCGGAAGAATGACCAGAGTATGCATCGAGGCAGCATGGTGGTGCCCCAAAGCAAAGTTCTTGAATGTCAGCCTGACGCAATGCCAGAAAGTGAGCCTCGCATGGAAGTACTCATCCCGGCTGTTTGGCTCATCGTCAAAAAGAAAGGAATAAACCAGCCTGTATTCCACGATGAAAAAAATTCCGGTCATATAAACAATCGATAAAAGAAATGGCCAATTCCATGCTTTTTTCCTGATGACGTCCGTCAGCCAGAAGATCCCCATCGCGCTCAAAAAAAGAAAAACCCAAGGACAATGCTCGCATAAAAAGGCAATAGGGTTAATACAAGGACATTTTTCCACGACCTTTCCCCCTGCCTGATATTTAAGAAGGCCCACAGAGCAAGCGGCATCCCAAGCGTGCTCAGCATACCGGAGGGCCAGAATGGCGTGAAGGCAAAAGCAAGGGCTGTCCCAATCGTAATGGGCGCCCACTTTTCTTCTTTAAGAAAGTGCTTTTTCAAAAGCAAATACATACCGATAAAAGCAAACACCCTTGTGATCGTCTGGCTGAGTGCATAAGCAATCATCGGCGGAAAAAGGGCATACAGCCAAACAATTAATGTAAATTCCGAGCCAAACGCATTGCGGGACAAATTTCCGTTCATAACTTGTGGAATGACAGCGTCAATCGGTCCTCTCAGCTGTCCGCTTTCAGCAAGGACTTTATACCATGCCAGATTGCTGTCAAGATTATCATGAACGCGGATATGCGCGTCTTCACCTAATATGTATAGGGGGATACAAACAGGACCAGGGCAATCATGGCCAGAATAAGGAGATTTTTCTCGGCTTTATTTTTTTCAAAAGCAATCTCTACACCTCTGGGTTCAAGATTATTTACAATTTTAGGGTTCACGAACAGGGGCAAAATATTCAGGAAGGGATAATACAACCCTCCACCTACATAAAAATAGAGTGGAAAGGGGGATTTTTATGATTAAAAAAGCGGTCATTCCCGCCGCAGGCCTCGGAACCCGTTTCCTGCCTGCCACAAAGGC
This window of the Cytobacillus pseudoceanisediminis genome carries:
- a CDS encoding GtrA family protein, coding for MEHYLKRTNTFIRFLLVGTVNTIVGLSMIFMLLDLAGLTYWTATFLGNSMGAAVSYFLNRTFTFRSRDSLQSSAVRFILILFLCYILSYSISGMAAEFMQTVTILRHDVSPEELAVLLGAGIYTLTNYIGQKYLVFTK
- a CDS encoding MEDS domain-containing protein codes for the protein MESLHLKEVHEIQDLTKGHVLYFFKNPDHYISNVIEFVLSGLERNEYCIIIENDRMTPLIKKSLTEKLNNNCLKKVMFVNNYDFYYAKGDFRVNSIFDYLPNLIEGYSEQDLAVRSWAHVEWREEPEVCKKLSVSEKEADLIVAKTKLLSVCAYDSERVSNELKESLLSCHNFLVNE